The proteins below come from a single Myxococcus xanthus genomic window:
- a CDS encoding 2Fe-2S iron-sulfur cluster-binding protein, protein MPKVTFKSPLAEVSADVPTGTTLLDAAEACGAQVGHSCGGVCGCSTCHIWVRKGLDSLSEQTDAEADRLDMGFDVRPYSRLSCQTELGAEDILVEITEESLTAFMDENPVLRRSLEAEGKWPLKK, encoded by the coding sequence ATGCCCAAGGTGACTTTCAAGAGCCCCCTGGCCGAGGTCAGCGCCGACGTGCCCACCGGCACCACCCTGCTGGACGCCGCCGAGGCCTGCGGCGCCCAGGTGGGGCATAGCTGTGGCGGGGTCTGCGGCTGCTCCACCTGCCACATCTGGGTCCGCAAGGGCCTCGACTCGCTGAGCGAGCAGACGGACGCGGAGGCGGACCGCTTGGACATGGGCTTCGACGTCCGCCCCTATTCCCGGTTGAGCTGCCAGACGGAGCTGGGCGCCGAGGACATCCTGGTCGAAATCACCGAGGAGTCCCTCACCGCCTTCATGGACGAGAACCCCGTCCTGCGCCGTTCGCTCGAGGCCGAAGGAAAATGGCCGCTGAAGAAGTGA
- a CDS encoding lysylphosphatidylglycerol synthase transmembrane domain-containing protein — protein MKGRARHAGGRALLKALLAVFGLVLSVVLLSTAFFKWNLSGTGPLLQPRFPLGDFVRDLPRHLVWLVPFMLLQASIIPLRAVQWQRTLRRHVPLKERYHLVAIGAFVHNALPGKLGDVMRSFLLSRTQRIPFLRCLGTVGVCKLMEFAALMLLVMLSLLGPFGRTLSRFEGELKVAVLLCVGLVALVVFLAHWSGPLAFALHRRHKLPRVEGFLHHVSEGLGTARSFTGMAKVFVFSVAPVLASALAYGLALHGIGISGGLFAGAVVLGAISLGQSLPGVPAGMGIYYFVTSWAARSLGASPEDAAAFATLTHLGTVISQVAVGAVSVHLRKIRIRDLRKGGSLAREAASHVAHDAVEPARS, from the coding sequence GTGAAGGGGAGGGCGAGGCACGCCGGAGGCCGGGCGCTGCTCAAGGCGCTGCTCGCCGTCTTCGGGCTCGTGCTGTCCGTCGTCCTGCTGTCCACTGCCTTCTTCAAGTGGAACCTGAGCGGCACGGGGCCGCTGCTCCAGCCGCGCTTCCCGCTGGGGGACTTCGTAAGGGACTTGCCCCGCCACCTCGTGTGGCTGGTGCCCTTCATGCTGCTCCAGGCCTCCATCATCCCGCTGCGCGCGGTGCAGTGGCAGCGCACCCTCCGTCGGCATGTGCCCCTCAAGGAGCGCTACCACCTGGTGGCCATTGGCGCCTTCGTCCACAACGCGCTGCCGGGAAAGCTGGGCGACGTCATGCGCTCGTTCCTCCTGTCGAGGACGCAGCGCATCCCCTTTCTCCGGTGCCTGGGCACCGTGGGCGTCTGCAAGCTGATGGAGTTCGCAGCGCTGATGCTGCTTGTCATGCTGTCGTTGCTGGGCCCCTTCGGCCGGACGCTGTCCCGCTTCGAGGGGGAGCTGAAAGTTGCCGTGTTACTCTGTGTGGGGCTTGTTGCGCTGGTGGTGTTTCTAGCGCACTGGTCCGGTCCGCTCGCCTTCGCCCTCCACCGTCGCCACAAGCTCCCGAGGGTGGAGGGCTTCCTCCACCACGTCAGCGAGGGCCTGGGCACCGCGCGCTCCTTCACGGGCATGGCGAAGGTGTTCGTCTTCTCGGTGGCGCCAGTGCTGGCCTCCGCGCTGGCCTACGGCCTGGCACTCCACGGCATCGGCATCTCCGGCGGACTCTTCGCCGGGGCGGTGGTGCTGGGGGCCATCTCCCTGGGGCAGTCGCTCCCGGGTGTCCCCGCGGGCATGGGCATCTACTACTTCGTGACGAGCTGGGCGGCCCGCAGCCTCGGGGCCTCGCCGGAGGACGCGGCGGCCTTCGCCACGCTCACGCACCTGGGCACCGTCATCAGCCAGGTGGCCGTGGGAGCCGTCTCCGTCCATCTGCGGAAGATTCGCATCCGCGACTTGCGCAAGGGCGGGAGCCTCGCGCGGGAGGCCGCGAGCCACGTGGCGCACGATGCCGTGGAGCCCGCGCGTTCCTGA
- a CDS encoding mevalonate kinase family protein, translating into MERALSAPGKLFLSGEYAVLWGGVARLAAVAPRTAAYVRRRADARVHVCLEEGTLAGSTTPLGVRWEREVPAGFAFVARALDEALRAHGRASQGFDLAVAPSAVGPNGQKLGMGGSACATVLAAEGARYVLEERYDALKLALLAHTQGQGGKGSGGDVATSFAGGVLRYRRYDVAPLIEASNTGRLRAALAESPSVDVWRLPSPRVSMAYAFTGESASTRVLIGQVEARLEEAGRRSFVERSDTLGHAIEDGLSGGDFRAFSEAVKAQHALLLELGPLETEGMRRVLALAATYGAAGKLSGAGGGDGCILFAPDAQVRAEMCKGLEARGFHTLPLDAESGVRGEAQAEVRLRTWVRALS; encoded by the coding sequence ATGGAGCGCGCCCTCTCCGCGCCGGGGAAGCTGTTCCTCTCCGGGGAGTACGCCGTGCTGTGGGGCGGCGTGGCGCGGTTGGCCGCGGTGGCGCCGCGCACCGCCGCGTATGTCCGCCGCCGCGCGGATGCCCGGGTGCACGTGTGCCTGGAAGAGGGGACGCTGGCGGGAAGCACGACGCCGCTGGGCGTGCGCTGGGAGCGTGAAGTCCCCGCGGGGTTCGCCTTCGTGGCGCGGGCGCTGGACGAGGCCCTGCGCGCACATGGGCGCGCGAGCCAGGGGTTCGACCTGGCGGTGGCGCCGTCCGCAGTGGGGCCGAACGGGCAGAAGCTGGGCATGGGCGGCAGTGCGTGCGCGACGGTGCTGGCGGCGGAAGGTGCGCGCTATGTGCTGGAAGAGCGCTACGACGCCCTGAAGCTGGCGCTGCTGGCGCACACGCAGGGGCAGGGCGGGAAGGGCAGTGGCGGGGACGTGGCGACGAGCTTCGCCGGTGGCGTGCTGCGCTACCGGCGCTACGACGTGGCGCCCTTGATTGAGGCGAGCAACACCGGGCGGTTGCGCGCGGCGCTGGCGGAGTCTCCGTCGGTGGACGTGTGGCGGCTGCCTTCGCCTCGGGTGTCGATGGCGTATGCCTTCACCGGCGAGAGCGCCTCGACGCGGGTGTTGATTGGCCAGGTGGAGGCTCGGCTGGAGGAGGCGGGCCGCCGGAGCTTCGTGGAGCGCTCGGACACACTGGGCCATGCGATTGAGGACGGGCTGAGCGGCGGAGACTTCCGGGCCTTCTCGGAGGCCGTGAAGGCGCAGCACGCCCTGCTGCTGGAGTTGGGGCCGCTGGAGACGGAAGGCATGCGCCGCGTGCTGGCGCTGGCGGCCACGTACGGCGCCGCAGGCAAGCTGTCCGGTGCGGGCGGAGGGGACGGCTGCATCCTGTTCGCGCCGGATGCGCAGGTCCGTGCGGAGATGTGCAAGGGATTGGAAGCCCGGGGCTTCCACACCCTGCCGCTGGACGCCGAGTCTGGCGTGCGCGGCGAGGCTCAGGCGGAGGTCCGTCTCCGGACCTGGGTGCGCGCGCTGAGCTGA
- a CDS encoding alkaline phosphatase family protein translates to MLLTRGMRRCATRPVTTMAGWLPRVGLRDSRGGLTAPARLLPFLSRGGLSQETSAAARPLSWKAAHTPGRLFSQVLILAAGGGEATPVSAVLPPAMHLWAHSLVRRVREKVPPAPGRRARKLLLVHLDGVPKSLLDEALVAGRMPFLSRLVRSGAFHLDEAFWGAPTSTPFFQAGLLYGMRHSNLPAYSWFDRELGRKVQMNTPADALAIDQRLRGAGRTSLLEGGGHGYFSLFRAGAENALSMSTLASFEQMSRAFSYEMLGLLTARTRGIWDYLRSLGMDTWAAAREVAHWARALHDWRHEPAFLFSHVFLQRLGWSFAFTKSLVDMARGVPVIYLVYGNYDEVAHRRGPRSEQARAELHRVDSYLAELYAVAGAVEQPYDVVFLSDHGHVDCLPWEQRKGQPLAQWLTAPHGDGPLSDDAVRGLCDGRAHPELDTQPRAPFTPVAIDCGNFAHVYLSGESKPLEAMALLERHPEVLARVTRSPDIGLVTLRRGNSAVALVRDGVYTVDTLDRAPLSAEFSKRAVADFLRVLPTMSTAGDLVLFGEAVQRGGTVGFAWEFGSHGGLTRTEANSLVCWPAKAPVDLSGLSHCVQLHERLAAVFLDNTPRLRLVP, encoded by the coding sequence GTGCTCCTGACGCGGGGGATGCGGCGCTGCGCCACACGTCCAGTCACAACCATGGCCGGGTGGCTGCCGCGTGTAGGTTTACGCGACAGTAGGGGGGGGCTCACGGCGCCCGCCCGCTTGCTTCCGTTCTTGTCCAGGGGCGGCCTCTCCCAGGAAACGTCGGCGGCTGCCCGCCCGCTCTCCTGGAAGGCGGCTCACACCCCGGGGCGGCTGTTCTCTCAAGTGCTCATCTTGGCTGCCGGAGGAGGGGAGGCGACACCCGTGAGCGCTGTGCTTCCACCAGCGATGCATCTATGGGCTCACAGCCTCGTGCGCCGGGTCCGGGAGAAGGTGCCACCCGCGCCGGGACGCAGGGCGAGGAAGCTGCTCCTCGTCCACCTGGATGGCGTCCCCAAGAGCCTGCTGGATGAAGCGCTCGTCGCGGGGCGCATGCCCTTTCTATCGCGGCTCGTCCGCTCGGGGGCCTTCCATCTGGACGAGGCCTTTTGGGGAGCGCCCACGTCAACGCCTTTCTTCCAGGCAGGCCTGCTCTACGGCATGCGCCATTCCAACCTGCCGGCCTACTCGTGGTTCGACCGTGAGCTGGGCCGCAAGGTCCAGATGAACACCCCGGCGGATGCGCTGGCCATCGATCAGCGCCTGCGCGGTGCGGGCCGCACCAGTCTGCTCGAGGGTGGGGGCCACGGGTATTTCTCCCTGTTCCGAGCGGGAGCAGAGAACGCGCTGAGCATGAGCACGCTGGCCAGCTTCGAGCAGATGTCGCGCGCGTTCTCCTACGAGATGCTGGGGTTGCTCACCGCGCGCACTCGCGGCATCTGGGACTACCTGCGCTCGCTGGGCATGGACACCTGGGCCGCAGCGCGCGAAGTCGCCCACTGGGCTCGTGCGCTTCACGATTGGCGCCACGAGCCGGCCTTCCTCTTCAGCCACGTCTTCCTCCAGCGGCTGGGTTGGAGCTTCGCCTTCACCAAGTCCTTGGTGGACATGGCGCGGGGTGTCCCCGTCATCTATCTGGTCTACGGCAACTATGATGAGGTGGCCCACCGCCGGGGGCCGCGCTCCGAACAGGCTCGCGCCGAGCTGCACCGCGTGGATTCGTACCTCGCGGAGCTATACGCTGTGGCGGGCGCGGTGGAGCAGCCCTACGACGTCGTCTTCCTCTCCGACCACGGACACGTGGACTGTCTGCCCTGGGAGCAGCGGAAGGGCCAGCCCCTGGCGCAGTGGTTGACGGCGCCCCACGGTGACGGACCTCTCTCCGACGACGCAGTCCGCGGACTATGCGACGGGAGGGCTCACCCGGAGCTGGACACCCAGCCTCGAGCGCCATTCACGCCCGTGGCCATCGACTGCGGCAACTTCGCCCATGTGTACCTGTCTGGTGAGTCCAAGCCGCTGGAAGCCATGGCCCTGCTCGAGCGCCACCCCGAGGTACTGGCCCGGGTGACGCGGAGTCCAGACATTGGCCTTGTCACACTGAGACGAGGCAACAGCGCGGTCGCGCTCGTGCGCGACGGCGTCTACACCGTGGACACGCTGGACCGTGCCCCACTGTCCGCCGAATTCAGCAAGCGCGCGGTGGCAGACTTCCTCCGCGTACTCCCGACCATGTCCACCGCGGGCGACCTGGTCCTCTTCGGCGAAGCCGTGCAGCGCGGTGGCACCGTGGGCTTCGCCTGGGAGTTCGGCTCGCACGGAGGACTGACTCGCACGGAGGCCAACAGCCTGGTGTGCTGGCCCGCGAAGGCGCCCGTGGACCTGTCCGGCCTTTCTCACTGCGTACAGCTCCATGAGCGGCTCGCGGCGGTCTTTCTCGACAACACCCCACGACTCCGGTTGGTGCCGTGA
- a CDS encoding FG-GAP-like repeat-containing protein: protein MRRTLTFHALPLILMFVGGLLITGCGGSDDALTSFEQEATVDADSAGLYAASAYIWDSRTISVCWENPSAAGDVEREWVRSAVEGTWGLITPLDFTGWGACLWNPGSIRILIEDTSDGSFTYGLGWNNEALSDAMVLNLTFQHWMQNCQDTRERCIRAMAVHEFGHALGFANEEARISSSSCRGRGADDADTVFGEEVDSDSVMYECGDSRWRRGGRLSQYDIKGATLLYGDSMWGRQFGADQSAGGWEVGYHERVMGDVTGDGLPDIVGFGYAGVFVSRTVYVPPSLDAGYFAPSLLHLQAFGYAQNWRVDRHPRTVADVNGDGKADLIGFHDAGVHVALSNGFGFGSPQFWVGDFGYNVGQWRVESHVRTVADVNGDGKADVVGFGDAGVYVSLSTGSSFGASRLWLGDFGVNQQWFVPYTVRAVADVNGDGRADIVGFSKSGVYVALANNTGTGFNPTQQWTSEFTWDQGWRVDRHVRTVADVDGDGKADIVGFGEKETRAALSTGSSFSASTLMSPDFVYGVGDWRVNRHPRFAVDINNDDRADLIGFGDLGEYVKLR, encoded by the coding sequence GTGCGGCGAACCCTGACCTTCCATGCTCTGCCTCTCATCCTGATGTTCGTGGGTGGCCTTCTCATCACGGGTTGTGGTGGATCCGACGATGCGCTGACATCATTCGAACAAGAGGCGACCGTCGATGCTGACTCGGCAGGGCTTTACGCCGCCTCGGCGTACATTTGGGATTCTCGAACCATCTCCGTCTGCTGGGAGAACCCATCGGCCGCTGGCGATGTCGAACGAGAATGGGTGCGGAGCGCGGTCGAGGGCACCTGGGGCCTGATCACGCCGCTCGACTTCACTGGCTGGGGGGCGTGTCTCTGGAATCCGGGGAGCATCCGCATCCTCATCGAAGATACCTCCGATGGCTCCTTTACGTATGGCTTGGGGTGGAACAATGAGGCGCTCTCTGATGCCATGGTGCTCAACCTCACTTTCCAGCATTGGATGCAGAACTGTCAGGACACGCGAGAGCGCTGCATTCGTGCCATGGCGGTTCACGAATTCGGTCATGCGCTCGGCTTCGCTAATGAGGAGGCGAGAATCAGTTCGTCCAGTTGTCGGGGGAGGGGGGCTGACGACGCCGACACGGTGTTCGGGGAAGAAGTAGATTCCGATTCGGTCATGTATGAATGTGGCGACAGTCGCTGGCGTCGGGGCGGTCGGTTGAGTCAGTATGATATCAAGGGTGCCACCCTGCTCTACGGTGACTCGATGTGGGGGCGCCAGTTTGGAGCTGACCAAAGCGCTGGGGGGTGGGAGGTGGGCTACCACGAGCGTGTCATGGGGGATGTCACTGGGGATGGACTCCCTGACATCGTCGGCTTCGGCTATGCGGGCGTGTTTGTCTCCCGGACCGTGTACGTGCCCCCATCTTTAGATGCCGGTTACTTCGCTCCCTCGCTGCTCCATCTTCAAGCTTTCGGCTATGCTCAGAACTGGCGCGTGGACCGGCACCCACGTACCGTCGCGGACGTCAATGGCGATGGCAAGGCGGATCTCATTGGCTTCCATGACGCTGGCGTACACGTCGCGCTGTCGAATGGCTTCGGCTTTGGTTCGCCCCAGTTCTGGGTGGGGGATTTTGGCTACAATGTCGGTCAATGGCGAGTGGAGAGCCATGTGCGCACCGTCGCGGATGTCAATGGTGATGGTAAGGCAGATGTCGTTGGGTTTGGTGATGCGGGTGTATATGTTTCTCTTTCCACGGGCTCTTCGTTCGGTGCTTCGAGGCTCTGGTTGGGAGATTTTGGCGTAAACCAGCAGTGGTTTGTGCCCTATACCGTGCGCGCCGTCGCGGACGTCAACGGCGATGGCAGGGCGGACATCGTTGGCTTCTCCAAGAGTGGCGTATACGTCGCGCTGGCCAACAACACGGGCACTGGCTTCAATCCCACCCAGCAATGGACTTCTGAGTTCACCTGGGACCAGGGATGGCGTGTGGATCGCCATGTGCGCACCGTCGCGGACGTCGATGGTGATGGCAAGGCCGACATTGTTGGGTTTGGAGAGAAAGAGACCCGCGCCGCCCTGTCGACGGGCTCCAGCTTCTCTGCGTCCACGCTCATGTCGCCGGATTTTGTCTACGGTGTCGGAGACTGGCGCGTGAACAGGCACCCTCGCTTCGCCGTGGACATCAACAACGATGACCGAGCCGACCTCATCGGTTTTGGCGACCTGGGTGAGTACGTGAAGCTGCGCTGA
- a CDS encoding DUF2247 family protein — MHAESGRTVRTRLTWREVLFGVDNELLSSEVPVEMAVEQLGIEDWPVRALAELADLEPWKSPRSCVEALAGTEASQDAEAIKSKWLYLVLAWVFINREHFSDPLEMGEKIYADFGYPERVARFIRYMPSDEPDLGSREMNERRLYSQWKSYLDELSSEYAPR; from the coding sequence ATGCACGCCGAATCAGGTCGTACGGTGAGGACGCGGCTTACTTGGCGCGAGGTTCTCTTCGGCGTCGACAACGAACTCTTGTCCTCCGAGGTGCCGGTCGAAATGGCTGTCGAGCAACTCGGCATCGAGGATTGGCCTGTGCGGGCGCTCGCCGAACTGGCGGACCTGGAGCCGTGGAAGTCGCCTCGTAGTTGCGTGGAGGCACTCGCGGGAACCGAAGCAAGTCAGGACGCAGAGGCGATAAAAAGCAAGTGGCTCTACCTCGTGTTGGCCTGGGTGTTCATCAACAGGGAGCACTTCTCCGATCCACTTGAGATGGGTGAGAAGATTTATGCCGATTTTGGGTACCCAGAGCGTGTCGCCCGGTTCATCCGATACATGCCTTCTGACGAGCCCGATCTTGGTAGTCGCGAGATGAATGAGCGGAGGCTCTACAGCCAGTGGAAGAGCTACTTGGACGAACTGTCTTCAGAGTACGCTCCCCGATGA
- a CDS encoding trypsin-like serine peptidase, with amino-acid sequence MQVILTHVRRKLFGVLLCSLSVACVQDSGPVTKGGDTSAPTDTLRQGVVYGVDDRKDYYAHSDATLKKFTRESTVALVDVADLDTSNPSSIGFFSQTLQEAQGLCSDQRFLNDPTAAFCSGTLIDNDLVLTAGHCVKGPLSCASTRFVFKYYRTGATTLEPVTSEDVFRCSRVVVRNASTVGGRQLDYAIVQLDRPVSALRAVPAPVRMDSVALSTTTQLAVIGSGSGIPFKIDSGGKVLASRASTLDFFVGDTDTFGGNSGSGVYAKIDGSYLLAGILVRGNKDYVKRIGPAGECYVVNVITSIGSCTDAICSAEAINYVRPAIDAYCAVATNTRLCPGQGPATPVTFDFATSGTNNATRNTVAQNVTLSAGETLYVGTAMVMYATARGDTYLRLDRYETSTNTYTGVANNDDAYDSLSYIRYTAKVAGTYRIRVGCARDSACAGRVSYIIR; translated from the coding sequence ATGCAGGTCATTCTCACTCACGTGCGACGGAAGCTTTTCGGCGTGCTGCTCTGTTCCCTTTCAGTAGCGTGCGTGCAGGACTCCGGCCCCGTGACAAAGGGAGGCGACACGTCCGCCCCCACGGACACGCTGCGACAGGGCGTGGTTTACGGTGTTGATGACCGCAAGGACTATTACGCGCACTCCGATGCGACTCTGAAGAAGTTCACCCGGGAATCGACCGTGGCGTTGGTGGACGTCGCGGACCTCGACACGAGCAACCCCTCGAGTATCGGCTTCTTCTCGCAGACGCTACAGGAAGCCCAGGGCCTTTGTTCCGACCAGAGGTTCTTGAATGACCCGACGGCTGCTTTTTGTTCGGGCACGCTCATTGATAACGACCTGGTGCTCACCGCGGGCCACTGTGTGAAGGGGCCGCTGTCGTGTGCATCCACGCGCTTCGTCTTCAAATATTACCGAACGGGAGCGACCACCCTGGAACCGGTGACGTCGGAAGACGTCTTCAGGTGCAGTCGCGTCGTCGTGCGCAACGCATCCACGGTGGGTGGCCGTCAGTTGGACTATGCCATCGTCCAGTTGGACCGCCCTGTCAGTGCATTGCGCGCTGTTCCAGCGCCTGTTCGCATGGACAGCGTGGCGCTGTCGACGACGACCCAGTTGGCTGTGATCGGCTCGGGTAGCGGCATCCCCTTCAAGATTGATTCGGGGGGCAAGGTGCTTGCCTCGCGTGCTTCCACGTTGGACTTTTTCGTCGGCGACACGGATACCTTCGGAGGCAACTCAGGGTCGGGCGTCTATGCGAAAATCGACGGCAGCTATTTGCTGGCTGGTATCCTCGTGCGTGGCAACAAGGACTACGTCAAGCGCATCGGACCGGCGGGCGAATGCTATGTCGTCAATGTCATCACGTCCATCGGTAGTTGCACGGATGCCATTTGCAGCGCTGAAGCCATCAACTACGTGCGGCCCGCCATCGATGCGTATTGCGCTGTGGCGACCAACACGCGGCTGTGTCCTGGTCAAGGACCAGCGACACCGGTGACGTTTGATTTCGCGACCAGCGGCACCAACAATGCGACGCGTAACACTGTCGCCCAGAATGTCACGTTGTCGGCGGGAGAGACCCTCTATGTGGGGACCGCCATGGTGATGTACGCCACAGCCAGGGGGGACACGTACTTGCGCCTGGATCGATACGAGACCAGCACCAATACGTATACCGGGGTCGCGAACAACGACGATGCCTATGACAGCCTCTCCTACATCCGGTACACGGCGAAGGTCGCGGGTACGTACCGGATTCGCGTTGGCTGTGCTCGGGACAGCGCCTGTGCTGGAAGGGTGTCGTATATCATCCGTTAG
- a CDS encoding pyridoxal phosphate-dependent decarboxylase family protein yields the protein MAHKSQPDYSSHALDGLKQALRERLKTNQLAHRELLWESTHGREAPLENERDVEAWFLGPRAENADIFEQLVLEALRDHSFWRRNFHPMDPPAITQSIKRDPGYLRALDTLHTEFDNLLAELKKSAPFFSMRYQGHMTWEQTLPGMAGYFAAMLYNQNNVALEASPLTTVLEVRAGEDLCRMVGYTQQNGIRPWSHLTSGGTTANIEAMWAARNLKFYPLSLREALQRESTLSAAKALKVTLPSGTQARLVDLDAWQALNLDVDEVLGLPTRIHEEFKIPPETLTANVSNYMLQDLGLVEFTRRYLGDLPAPVFMVPGSKHYSLPKAAAILGIGADHMFSIPLDEEGRMDVSALEARLDQCMKDKQPVIAVTAVMGTTEEGLVDPLASVLALRRQKYHPQGMSFCVHADAAWGGYFASLLRAPPSSNKRLAGPPAPVLSLSRYVTEQFEALPEADTITVDPHKTGYLPYPAGALCYRNQSMRSLVAFEAPYINTAGSQEDLTVGKYGIEGSKPGAAAAGVYLSHAVVPPDQRGYGKILGRALYNCKLFHARLLTMNTVASDFVVVPGPRFKLSDSLKRKYGGEKQALEFLRQQIQGMRQEQLLSASSEEELELLRETGADLNILTYAFNFKTEQGLNTSLEEANTFNRMIYERLGVKADGRDIYGYRLLVSTTDFIEEDYGKKFFDDYKTRLLGSGTASGRGEEGRITVLRSVIMDPWITEDLQGRPFLDTIIEELRAAVMDALNEMRGTSSKCSR from the coding sequence ATGGCCCACAAGTCCCAGCCGGACTACTCCAGTCATGCCCTTGATGGATTGAAACAAGCTTTGCGCGAGCGCCTGAAGACCAACCAACTCGCGCACAGAGAGTTGCTGTGGGAATCAACCCACGGCAGGGAGGCACCGCTCGAGAACGAGCGGGACGTCGAGGCCTGGTTCCTGGGCCCCCGCGCGGAGAACGCGGACATCTTCGAGCAACTGGTGCTGGAGGCCCTGAGAGACCACTCCTTCTGGCGCCGGAACTTCCACCCGATGGACCCACCGGCCATCACCCAGAGCATCAAGAGAGACCCGGGCTACCTCCGGGCGCTCGACACACTGCACACCGAGTTCGACAACCTCCTGGCCGAGCTGAAGAAGTCCGCGCCGTTCTTCAGCATGCGCTACCAGGGCCACATGACGTGGGAGCAGACGCTCCCGGGCATGGCCGGCTACTTCGCGGCCATGCTCTACAATCAGAACAACGTCGCGCTGGAGGCCTCACCGCTGACGACGGTCCTGGAGGTCCGTGCTGGCGAGGACCTGTGCCGGATGGTGGGCTACACCCAGCAGAACGGCATCCGGCCCTGGAGCCATCTGACCAGCGGTGGCACCACCGCCAACATCGAGGCGATGTGGGCCGCGCGAAACTTGAAGTTCTATCCCCTGTCCCTGCGCGAGGCCCTTCAGCGGGAGTCCACGCTTTCCGCCGCGAAGGCCCTCAAGGTAACGCTGCCCTCGGGAACCCAGGCACGTCTGGTTGACCTGGATGCGTGGCAAGCGTTGAACCTGGATGTGGACGAGGTGCTGGGCCTCCCCACCCGCATCCATGAGGAGTTCAAAATCCCGCCGGAGACCCTGACGGCGAACGTGAGCAACTACATGCTCCAGGATTTAGGGCTCGTGGAGTTCACCCGCCGCTACCTGGGAGACCTCCCGGCGCCCGTGTTCATGGTCCCAGGCTCGAAGCACTACTCGCTGCCCAAGGCGGCGGCGATTCTGGGCATCGGCGCGGACCACATGTTCAGCATTCCTCTGGATGAAGAGGGGCGCATGGACGTGTCGGCCCTGGAGGCGCGGCTGGACCAATGCATGAAGGACAAGCAGCCCGTCATCGCGGTGACGGCCGTGATGGGGACGACGGAGGAAGGGTTGGTGGACCCGCTCGCGTCCGTGCTGGCGCTTCGCCGGCAGAAGTACCATCCGCAGGGGATGTCGTTCTGCGTGCACGCCGACGCGGCCTGGGGCGGGTACTTCGCCTCACTCCTCCGCGCGCCGCCGAGTTCAAACAAGCGCCTCGCGGGGCCTCCCGCCCCCGTGCTGTCACTGAGCCGCTATGTCACGGAGCAGTTCGAGGCCCTCCCGGAGGCGGACACCATCACCGTGGATCCGCACAAGACGGGCTATCTGCCCTACCCCGCCGGTGCGCTGTGCTACCGCAATCAGTCCATGCGCAGCTTGGTGGCCTTCGAGGCGCCCTACATCAACACAGCGGGGAGCCAGGAGGACCTCACCGTGGGCAAGTACGGCATCGAGGGATCCAAGCCCGGTGCCGCGGCGGCGGGCGTGTACCTCAGTCATGCCGTCGTGCCACCCGACCAACGTGGCTACGGGAAGATCCTCGGAAGGGCGCTCTACAACTGCAAGCTCTTCCATGCCCGGCTACTGACGATGAACACCGTGGCGAGCGACTTCGTCGTGGTACCGGGTCCGCGATTCAAGCTCTCCGATTCCCTCAAGCGCAAGTACGGCGGAGAGAAGCAGGCGCTGGAGTTCCTGCGTCAGCAAATCCAGGGCATGCGTCAGGAGCAGCTCCTTAGCGCCTCGAGTGAGGAGGAACTGGAGCTGCTGCGCGAAACGGGCGCGGACCTCAACATCCTCACCTACGCCTTCAACTTCAAGACCGAGCAGGGACTCAACACGAGCCTGGAGGAGGCAAACACCTTCAACCGTATGATCTACGAGCGCCTGGGCGTCAAAGCCGATGGCCGTGACATCTACGGCTACCGGCTGCTGGTGAGCACCACGGACTTCATCGAGGAGGACTACGGCAAGAAGTTCTTCGACGACTACAAGACGCGCTTGTTGGGGAGTGGCACGGCGTCGGGACGTGGCGAGGAGGGCCGCATCACCGTGCTGCGCTCCGTCATCATGGACCCCTGGATTACCGAAGACCTCCAGGGTCGGCCGTTCCTCGACACCATCATCGAGGAGCTGCGAGCGGCCGTGATGGACGCGCTCAACGAGATGCGCGGCACCTCATCGAAGTGCTCGCGCTGA